A stretch of Carya illinoinensis cultivar Pawnee chromosome 14, C.illinoinensisPawnee_v1, whole genome shotgun sequence DNA encodes these proteins:
- the LOC122294305 gene encoding protein argonaute 5, with protein sequence MSRRGGGRQPESRRNQPSPASSSSQQGGGRSRGGGGGSGGGRGRGGGGRGRGGPPPASSIPANPPPPTPPKAADYPAAPSPSVHITAASSAPSSSAPPPPDTITISAAAPSSELKERLTLQASAPPTSSKAICCPKRPGFGTAGRKTVVRANHFLVEVADRDLYHYDVSITPEVTSKKINRDVMRQLIELYGESHLGRRRPAYDGRKSLYAAGPFPFESKEFVVKLAENDDRPAPSGSARKERQFKVAIKLASKSDLHHLREFLRGRQLDVPQETIQVLDVVLREAPSNRYTVVGRSFFGLELGQKGDLGDGLEYWRGYYQSLRPTQMGLSLNIDVSARAFYESILVTEFVAKNFNINFSRHLSDHDRLKIKKALRGIKIEVTHTGYTKRYKVTGVSTQTISQLMFTLDDKKTKKSVVQYFRERYNIGLQHVSLPALQAGSDASPIYLPMELCKIVAGQRYSKRLNEKQVTNLLRATCQRPQQREGSIKEMVMRNNFSGNVLVNEEFGIKVKDELAVLDARVLPSPVIRYHDTGREQREQPRMGQWNMMNKKMINGGRVDFWTCVNFSARAHRDLPYHFCEQLIDMCSSKGMVFNPEPLVPIRTAQSGQIERALMDIHKQCVEKFKQIGVANKQLQLLIIILPDIKGSYGKIKRICETELGIVSQCCQPRQASKPNNNQYLENVSLKINVKVGGRNSVLHDAIQRNIPLLTDRPTIVFGADVTHPQPGEDSSPSIAAVVASMDWPEVTRYRGIFSSQTHRDEIIQDLYKSVQDPQRGLVHQGMIRELLIAFRRSTGHKPHRIIFYRDGVSEGQFSQVLLYEIDAIRKACLSLEEGYLPPITFVVVQKRHHTRLFPMNHNSRDQTDRSGNILPGTVVDSKICHPTEFDFYLNSHAGIQGTSRPTHYHVLYDENRFTADALQMLTNNLCYTYARCTRSVSIVPPAYYAHLAAFRARYYIEGETSDSGSTSGSESRVEFRPLPLIKDNVKDVMFYC encoded by the exons ATGTCACGACGAGGCGGTGGCAGGCAGCCCGAATCTCGCCGGAACCAACCATCTCCGGCGTCTTCATCGTCTCAGCAAGGCGGTGGAAGAAGCAGAGGGGGTGGTGGCGGCAGTGGAGGAGGCCGTGGTAGAGGGGGAGGAGGGAGAGGCCGTGGTGGTCCTCCGCCAGCCTCTTCAATACCGGCCAATCCACCTCCGCCTACGCCTCCAAAGGCAGCTGATTATCCTGCTGCACCTTCACCGTCGGTTCATATTACGGCGGCTTCTTCAGCGCCATCGAGCTCGGCTCCGCCGCCACCGGACACGATTACGATCTCGGCGGCTGCTCCGAGCAGTGAACTCAAGGAGCGGCTAACATTGCAGGCTTCGGCGCCGCCGACTTCGTCGAAGGCCATATGCTGTCCGAAGAGGCCAGGATTCGGTACCGCTGGCCGAAAAACCGTGGTCCGAGCTAATCATTTCTTGGTAGAAGTGGCGGACAGGGATCTCTATCATTACGAC GTGTCGATAACGCCCGAGGTAACCTCTAAGAAAATCAACAGGGATGTAATGAGGCAATTAATTGAGTTGTACGGTGAGTCACATTTGGGAAGGCGAAGGCCCGCTTATGATGGCAGGAAGAGCCTATATGCGGCAGGTCCGTTTCCATTTGAATCCAAGGAATTTGTTGTCAAGTTAGCTGAAAATGACGATCGACCTGCCCCATCCGGTTCAGCGAG GAAAGAAAGACAGTTCAAGGTGGCAATCAAGTTGGCTTCTAAATCTGACCTTCATCATTTGAGGGAGTTTTTACGTGGTAGGCAGCTGGATGTTCCGCAAGAGACAATACAAGTTCTTGATGTGGTCCTTAGAGAGGCACCATCAAACAG GTATACTGTTGTCGGGAGGTCATTTTTTGGTTTAGAATTGGGCCAGAAAGGTGATCTGGGTGATGGCCTTGAATATTGGAGAGGCTACTATCAGAGTCTTCGGCCAACCCAGATGGGGCTCTCTCTTAATATTG ATGTGTCTGCCCGAGCTTTCTACGAATCAATTCTCGTGACAGAATTTGTggcaaaaaattttaatatcaatttttCAAGGCATCTGTCTGATCATGATCGTCTGAAG ATTAAAAAAGCTTTGAGAGGAATAAAGATAGAAGTTACTCATACGGGGTATACCAAACGATACAAAGTGACTGGGGTATCAACACAAACAATTAGCCAGTTAAT GTTTACTCTGGATgacaagaaaacaaagaagTCGGTTGTTCAATATTTTCGTGAGAGATATAATATTGGGCTTCAGCATGTGTCGTTGCCTGCCCTTCAAGCTGGGAGTGATGCAAGTCCTATTTATTTGCCCATGGAG CTTTGTAAGATTGTTGCTGGACAGAGGTACTCTAAGagattaaatgaaaaacaagTAACTAACCTATTAAGAGCAACTTGCCAACGGCCTCAACAAAGGGAAGGTAGTATCAAGGAG ATGGTTATGCGGAATAATTTTAGTGGGAACGTGCTTGTAAACGAGGAATTTGGTATTAAAGTAAAAGATGAACTTGCTGTGCTTGATGCTCGAGTTTTGCCATCTCCAGTG ATTAGATACCATGATACTGGTAGAGAACAAAGGGAACAGCCCAGGATGGGACAGTGGAACATGATGAACAAG AAAATGATTAATGGTGGTAGAGTGGACTTCTGGACATGTGTGAACTTCTCTGCACGAGCGCACAGGGATTTGCCTTATCATTTCTGTGAGCAATTGATCGATATGTGCAGCAGCAAAGGAATG GTTTTCAATCCAGAACCCTTGGTTCCCATACGTACAGCTCAATCTGGTCAAATTGAGAGGGCTCTCATGGATATTCACAAACAATGTGTggaaaaatttaaacaaattggTGTGGCAAATAAGCAACTCCAACTGTTGATAATTATTTTGCCTGATATCAAGGGGTCGTATG GGAAAATTAAACGAATCTGTGAAACTGAACTCGGAATTGTTTCTCAGTGCTGTCAGCCCAGGCAGGCATCGAAGCCTAACAATAATCAGTATCTTGAGAATGTATCCCTCAAGATTAATGTGAAG GTTGGGGGACGTAATAGTGTGCTACATGATGCTATTCAAAGAAACATTCCTCTCTTGACAGACCGTCCTACAATTGTATTTGGTGCGGATGTGACACATCCACAACCAGGGGAGGACTCTAGTCCTTCAATAGCAGCG GTAGTGGCTTCCATGGATTGGCCGGAGGTTACTCGGTATAGAGGAATTTTCTCATCACAAACTCACCGTGATGAAATTATACAAGATCTCTATAAATCAGTACAAGATCCTCAAAGGGGTTTAGTTCACCAAGGAATGATTCG AGAACTGCTTATTGCATTCAGAAGATCAACCGGACATAAACCCCACAGGATTATATTTTACAG GGATGGTGTAAGTGAGGGACAATTCAGTCAAGTTCTGCTTTATGAGATTGATGCAATAAGAAAG GCCTGTCTCTCACTAGAGGAGGGATATCTACCTCCAATTACCTTTGTCGTAGTTCAGAAAAGACATCATACACGCCTTTTCCCTATGAATCATAATAGTCGTGATCAGACAGACAGGAGTGGCAACATTCTTCCAG GTACTGTTGTTGACTCCAAGATTTGTCATCCAACAGAATTTGACTTTTACCTTAACAGCCATGCTGGAATTCAG gGAACTAGTAGGCCCACTCATTACCATGTCTTGTATGATGAGAATAGATTCACTGCAGATGCCTTACAAATGCTGACAAACAATTTATGTTACAC GTATGCAAGGTGCACTCGATCTGTTTCCATAG TTCCTCCTGCATATTATGCCCACTTGGCAGCTTTTCGGGCACGCTATTACATAGAGGGCGAGACATCAGACAGTGGTTCTACAAGTGGGAGTGAGAGCAGAGTGGAGTTCCGGCCCCTTCCTCTAATCAAGGATAACGTGAAAGATGTGATGTTTTATTGCTAA